TCCGATTATCTCTTTTGAGCAAAGAAGGCGgtgaaaatttgtttttattgtttaatcttctgatattttgttaaaaaaataattcacaaacatactctgctctcatggatatcaaacaattgcaaatgcaacacaggtttatatatataaaaaatctttgttgaatataggtgtgcaacaattattggcacccctatgaatacatatgagaaaaatatatttgaagtatatttacatttttttgtacacctgggtgactaggaacaggaaattgttcaaccatgacttcctgtttcacaggggtataaatatgaagtaacacataggccaaatttccttagtcattcataacaatgggtaagaccaaggaatatagatgtgatgtgcggcaaaaggttgttgagcttcacaaaatgggaagtggctataagaaaatagcgcaagcattgaaaatgcccatttccatcatcagggcaataattaagaagttccagtcaactggaaatgttatgaatcaacctggaattggatgtgtgtctatattagGGCTGCGtgattaatcatttttaaattgcgATTTGAAAGGGTGCGATTTTCAAATCCCAAATGCTGCGATTAGTTAGATCAAGGACCATCAATTATGGTAACAAGCATTGTTgatgaaatttgaaggatctggagagattctgtatggaggaatggtctcagatcccttgccatgtattctccaacctcatcaggcattataggagaagactcggagctgttatcttggcaaagggaggtagcacaaagtattgattaaaagggtgccaataattgttacacacctatatttaaaaagatatattttttggataatcCTGtgttgcagttgtttgatatccatgagagcagtgtatttttgtgaattttttaacaaaagatcaaaaggttaaacaatatagacaatttttcacagcctttgctcatacttacagagggtgccaatattagtggagggcactgtagacttttgggacaccctgcatAGTTATATAACAATAACTGTTCAAAATTGTATATGGACATAAATGAAGTCATGTTCATTACTGTAAGCTGATTATTGGCTCTCTCATCAATATAGGTGTGCATATCTGATCCTGTATGTATGGGGTCCAGCTCAGTTTGATGATTTCCCAATGACCTGGTTTAATAGGTAGGTTAAATCTGGTGTTCTGAGCTCTGGTTTCCTCAGTACACACAATCCACCTTATTGAAAGCTTGATAATAAGTTGAAGATCTGGTGTGTTCTGAGGTAGGGAAACTAGTGATTGACTTAAAACAGTGGTTTAACATGACTGGAGttgatcatttcatttcagcatGGAAATCACCAAACTGTCCTGGACTCTGATGGTTTATGTCTGCACTGGAGTTCCTCTGATGTGGGCTTTTCAATCCCTCACAGGTGTGTTCCTGGGAGAACAAGATGGTTTGTCAAACCTGCAGCATGATTCTCAGGAGGGCTTGTGTCAAAACCCAGAGCTGAAGGAAGAAAGCACAAGCATTAAAATAGAGCAGCCTGACCCACCATACCCTGCACATCCCGACTCTGAGCATACATTTGTATGTacagccccaattccaaaaattttgggacactgtgtaaagtgtaaagaaaAATTCTAATGCAATGCTTTGCAAatttcataaacccatattttatttacaatacaacatataaaacatgtcaaacgtttaaactgagtaaatgtaccactttaagaaaaacaaaaatcaggtaattttgaatttcatggccgcaacacatctcaaaaaagttgagacggggcaacaaaaggctggaaatgtaagtgttactaaaaacaaacagctggaggttaaatggcaacaggtcagtaacatgattgggtataaaaagagtatcttagagagaagtaaagatgggcagaggttgactattttacacagcatcccaacttttttggaattggggttgtagtccACAAGcttatttatacatctgagaCCTAAATGCTGCTAAATGTATTTGGAGATTGCATTTCCTCTGCTTCCAGTTGTGGTTGAACCAATTTCACAAAACTACTAGAGTATAGGTAGTACTGGAAGGTTCTAATAATTATGTTAAACAATATGGTATTGGAAGCAAATATTTGttcttcatttacatttacagcatttagcagacggcCGTATCCATGGCGATATAGAGCAAATTCACAATTTGCATGTGCATATACTACAGACTAGCCCTAACTCGATTGTTGAACATTTTCATCTTTTCTCAGCTTAAACTCAAAGCTCATACTCGCTAACTATTATAATATACTTTCCCCTACAGCCAGTTCCTGCTGTGGAGACGGGTTCACCAATATCTGATGTCTGGAACAGGTTGAAAAACAGCAAAcgaaaagctaaattaaagctGAAGAAAAAACATTACTGTTTATATTGTAAGAAACCTTCCCTCCGAATGACACAGCATCTCCTATCAGCACATGCTAGAGAACCAGAGGTGGCAAAGGCCCTTAGTTATGACAAGAAGTCAAAGGAAAGGAAACAGTTGCTGGATCTTCTGCAGAGCAAAGGAAACCTCTTACACAAAGATGTGGGTATGAGTAAAACCTTAATGTCATCTGAACTGCATGCCACAGCTGGATCTAATAAGGACAACATGCAGTGCATTTATTGTCTTGGATTATATAGCAGTAAGAGTATTGCTAATCATGTAAAGAGATGCAAGCATAAATATCCATATAGAGCTGAAGCTAGCACTGCTAGTCCTGTGTCCAATACCATTGCTTCTCGACCAGGTACCTCTTTAAGTGGAGAACTGCTACCAGCTAAGCAAGTAAGTTTGCCTAGGTCATGTAGTACCAAACAGGAAACTCCTAATCCTGAATCTGTTAGCACCCCTGAATCAGACACTCGTCACTGTACAACACAGCTTTACGCCGACCCAGAATCTACAGGTTCTCCCTGTGAAAACTTGGGGTTAGTTGGTGAACAACTACTTGCTAATCTTGAATCGCAAAGTGATCTCGCTCCAGACACCAGCATGGTCAGACACGACCATGTGCACAACAATCCAACCTGCAGCTCTCCAACCTATGATCAGACTGAAACAAGCAAGAGTGAGCACAAGAAAACTGACGCTGATCAAAGCAGCCAGAACGGACACACGGTAGAATGGAGGAGGAGCTCTCATGTTGAAACTCAGGTAAGATATCATGTAATATCTTTAATCTTTATTAAAATGAGGGATTTCACCTTTAGTACATCCTTCTCcaattctatgtttttcttctataaacaaaaaataaaaacacacacacaatatatatatatatatatatatatatatatatatatatatatacacacacacacacacacacacacacacacacacacacacatctttatgtTGTAGGTCCACCACTGAggtgtgacctaaaacatatagttatgaaatatataatatcataacatatatctgatgatgttttatatttctgcataaatatgacctaaaacatcatcagaagtcctaaaagtagacaacgagCACCTAAGtaaacaattgagacaaaagtatgtgaacctttgctttcagtatctgatgtgacccccttgtgcagcaatagcTGCAACTGAACGtctccagtaactgttgatgaatcctgtacatcggcttggaggaatgtTGGCTCTGGGACGTTGGTGGGTTTcatcacatgaactgcttgcttcaggtccttccacaacatttctattggactacagtcaggactttgacttggccattccaaaatattaactttattcttctttaactattctttggtagaatgttgtgcgcttagggtcattgtcttgctgcatgacccgctTTCTCTTGAGATGTCCTGacgttttcctttagaattcgctggaaTAATTCAGATTTCATAGTTCCATCAATGTCATcttggcccagatgcagcaaaacaggcctaagccatgatactaccacctcCACATatcacagatgggataaagtTATTATGCTGGAATTCAGTGTTGTCCTTTCACTAAACAtgacacttctcatttaaaccaaaaattctattttggtctcatccgttgACAAAaattttttccaatagccttctggcttgtccatgtgaccTTTAGCAAATGCAGAAGGGAAGCAATGTTtattttggagagcagtgactttctcttTGCAATCCTGCGATGtgcaccattgttgttcagtgttctccagaTGGTGGACTAAAACATTACCATTAGCCAatatgagagaggcctttagttgcttagaagttaccctgggttcctttgtgaccttgtggactattacacatcttgctcttggagtgatctttgttcgTCGAGCACTCCTGGGGGGtgtaacagtggtcttgaatttcctccatttgtacacagtctgccTGACTGTAGCTTGGTGGattccaaactctttagaaatggttttgtaacattttccagtctgatgaatatcaacaactctttttctgaggtcctcaggaatctcctttgttcatatCATGATACAcctccacaaacatgtgttgggaagatcagactttgatagatccctgttctttaaataaaacaaggcgctcactcacacctgatcgtcatcccattgattgaaaacacctgactctaatttgaccttcaaattaactgctaatcttagcggttcacttacttttactactcacagatatgtaatattggatcattttcttcaataaataaatgaccaagtagaaTACTTTTCTCATTTGCTTAATTTGGTTCTCGCTGTCTACTTtaaggacttgtgtgaaaatacgATTgctttaagtcatatttatgcagaaatatagataaTTCTACTTTCTACCACTGTAGTCACACCTCAGTGGtaattttggttgttttttttctgtagaatGGACAATTTTCCTTGTATGTGCTATTTATTACaagagtttatatatatattatatacatcaCCACTGCAAATTAGGttttaaacagcatttaaaTCAGCTTTTAATAAAGTCTTCATATGCAAACAAGAGTGATTCAATTCGCTTATTGCATACAATTTACCTATAATTGTGTTTCCATACACAGTCAAGAGTGATTGACAACCCTTCAGACGAGGAGGCGAGTGCAGCACAGAACGCACAGCTGCATATTTGTCAGCACTGCAACGCTGCTTTCTGCAGTGCATATCACCTACGCAGACATGAGTACACTCATACAGGTCAGTATGAGCAATTAAATATTTCCACACCTAAAAACATTCAACTGAGTAATTCATGGTTACTTAGTTCcagttttcttttgcttttataGATGAAAGGCCTTTCTGGTGTAGTGAGTGTAACATTGGGTTCATTCAGAAGTATCGCTATCGAAACCACAGAATGATCCATCATGGTGAGTCCAAGGCACCATTCTTGATACTGTACGTTCAGTCAATAAGTTGTACAGTGTTTTACAGTGTTTGTTCATTCTTCAGAAGAGAGACATTTAAGCATTTACAAGGATCAATCAAGAAGGCGTAAAAACCGATCTTCCAGTGGAGAGAAGTCAGCAGACAGTGAGCTCCATCAACAGGTTGCCCTAGaagtcatttcatttttattttattgtaatctGATGTCATAAAGTAGCTGggaaaatgtaccattttatttattttacatgtagcCGTTGGCTGAGAGCACGGCAGGTACATCAGAGCCTTCCAACAATTCAGAGGAAAGAGTTTGACTCAACAAACAGAGGTAAAGTAACAGCACTAGTGTTATATGATTTGATTAACTATGAAACACTACAATCTCAAATTTTATAGTTAATAATTGGGTGTTGTTTTAGAACAGTATTTCTCAACCAGGAGTCATAATTACAGGGGGTTcgtggtctgcacttatatagcgctttttttaaccttagtggttgcacagtgctttacactggttctcattcacacacactcgcacaccaatggtagatgtaaggcgctagcttgccatcatgagcaacttggggttcattgtcttgcccaaggacacttcggcatgtggagtcatgtgggccgggaatcggaCCGCCAAccatacgattagtggacaacccgctctaccacctgagccaagttaaaaaaatgtttaagtgGTAGTttagttaaatatttaaaaaatatatttgaagtacttgtattttaattaaatttcagAAAAGTtgcagatttgtttttaaatgaacctATATGCTTCGTCTTAGGAGTTCCATGTTTAATCAATGTTCACCGTGGTGTTATTCGTGCGAGGAATGCATTGTGTCCAAGACTAATGGGTTAGATAAATGATCATTCAGAGTGATCatcaaattaaatgtaatgttcGCAATAAAcgaaatgtgtatttcagtgtgtaATGTGAAATGATAACGTCAATGAATGACAGTGTCACTGTGACTGTTAAAGCAATGTGAATAGCATGCAGTCTATCAAATCTAATATTGAactgaaaatgtattaaatttgaCGTGCTGGTTCCCGAAAACGTCTAGTGTAGACTACTTGTATAGAATACGATATTCTATATCTATCTAATCAGTTGTGTATTATCAGGCCATCAATAGCTTTCATGTATgatgttaatgttttttaaagCCTCGTTTATTTCAAATACAGGACGCTTAAGGAAGTTTCACAATGAAGGAATAACTGACTGCAAAGAAGAGGGAGAACCTGTGAATGGTGTGCCAGGGAGAGAATCGGTGAACAGTGTTCGATTatgaatttttattcatttttttaaaataaattttaataattcatattaacattttagGTACATCTTTATTTTGTATTGGTTTTTATACCTTGCTTCATATAATATTTTGAAACAGTGAACACTTACATCAAGtacagttgcttttgtttttttttatatcatccAAATAGTTATTATTGTGCATAATTAAGTGCAGGTTCAAAATAAACTTGGATAAACTTGGATACTTGgatttcaagtgtgtgtgttttgtagtaGCAGAAACATTCCATTGATAGCTTGTGTAAACGAGTGCCACCAATGCTAATCTGTGCTACTCATTTCTAAGAAGTGAAAATACAAGATGACCTGTTGGGAATGTCTATCTGTGGTGAAGTGAGATATTTTTGGCATGGTGGAAGATGTTGTGACTGAGTAGTGGAAGAGTTCAAACTACCTTTTGGatttacacacacccacaaaaaaaaaagtcacaggaGCAGGTAGTTTTAATTTTCATGCCGGCAGTAGTGGGTGGTCAGGGACCCATAAATAAAGGTTCTGATTTTTAACATGGGGGCTTAATATGTGCTCACGTGGTGTTTTACAATACATTTACCATGTTCTTTTAATCGTCTTCAGTGATTGCTTTACCTTGGTGAGAGTCCTGATTTAAATTGCTGTTCTTTCTGTTTTGGGAAATCGAACCAATTAAGCTTTTTAGAAAATACTGCAGGTCTGGGTTGGTGCTGGATGCTGGCAGGCAGAGGATGGCACAAATGTCAGTTTACAAAATACATTCCTGCTGAAAGGCTGTACCCTAGTCACTCTAAAGCCAGCCTAAATGTTCAAGGGGGTTCAAGCAAGAGAACTGCCACAATCCCAAGAatgtcataaaaatgtaattgtcaCTGTCTTTGTTCCTCATcccagcttcacacacacaaccctgtcTAAGGGCAATATTGCACATCCattttatactatattatactgttTAATTATGTTATTGGGTTGttatttctgtgtttgtttgatttgatttttgtaATTACGGCATTAACAATCAAACAGCATCAACTGAACTTGTTCAACTTGGCATTTTCTTagtattcaaataaaaacaaaaacttttagcttttttttatattaaagtatGTTGGGGGCAAGGTTGCTTAGTGGTTTGCATgtctgcctcgcacctccagggttgagggtttgaatcccgcctccgtcCTGTGTGCGCCAAGTTTGCATGTTATCCcttgggggttttctccaggtactccggtttcctctctcagtacaaaaacatgcgttgtaggctgattggcatctctaaaattgtccgtaatgtgtgaatgggtgtttgagagtgtgtgtgattgtgccctgcgattggttggcaacctgtccagggtgtcccctgccctgtgccctgggataggctccaggcttccccatgaccatgtgtaggataagcagcacggaaaatggatgggtaaTAAAtccattttactttttaattttacttttaaaagtacttttttaattttattttattatttttttcaaaagtaTTGTATACATAAATAGGCATAAATGAATAATAGTACATAATTGTTATCTGGAACGTTCTTCCAGAGCTCCGATGAGAAAGAGTAGTAGCCAAAATGTTTAGCTAACAGCAAACGATTTGCTGCTAATATTTGTTTACATAgtagtatatatttatttgttcttaaataaatttaaaatgaaatactaTTTTAATAAAGTGATAAAATTGTCTGATGTACGTTATGTTCCAGACTTCATATTATCTCTGGATGGGGgctcaaatcccacctctgcatGTGAGGAGtcttctccccgtgcttcaggggtttccctgggtactccgatttcctccccaagtccaaaaacatgtgctgtaggcatagtggcatttccaaaaatgtctgtagtgtgtgcatgagtgtgccctgtgatgggttgggacCCCTTCCAGGATgtctctgccttgtgccccgagttccctgggataggctccaggttcccctgcaaccctgtgtaggataagcggtatggaaaatggatggatggatggatattaagCGTGTGTGggtatgatttttgttttttatttatatgaaaagTGTGCATGTTAGGGTGACTCTACTCTGTCTGTCATTATTCCGTATAAACCACCCTGGTGCGGATTATATTCTTGTAACAGCACAATGCTTCCCACTAGACTCgtaagtaaatgtaatgaatattcctttggtttttagtcatgtattttacatgtatacatacattatgTTATTAACATAATACAGTGATCAAATGCTACAGTAGTGCTATGTTGTGACTCTAAAATTGAAAAATATTGGGTGATAAAGACTtgtggtataaaaaaagaattcatatttttttcacaatatTCA
This genomic interval from Ictalurus furcatus strain D&B chromosome 2, Billie_1.0, whole genome shotgun sequence contains the following:
- the LOC128600919 gene encoding myoneurin, with protein sequence MSKLEQLNVFLSERLSAAVNEILDTVSRMMQEYEEETARIRKENDYLKEMLKITGWSFTEINPGVFLGEQDGLSNLQHDSQEGLCQNPELKEESTSIKIEQPDPPYPAHPDSEHTFPVPAVETGSPISDVWNRLKNSKRKAKLKLKKKHYCLYCKKPSLRMTQHLLSAHAREPEVAKALSYDKKSKERKQLLDLLQSKGNLLHKDVGMSKTLMSSELHATAGSNKDNMQCIYCLGLYSSKSIANHVKRCKHKYPYRAEASTASPVSNTIASRPGTSLSGELLPAKQVSLPRSCSTKQETPNPESVSTPESDTRHCTTQLYADPESTGSPCENLGLVGEQLLANLESQSDLAPDTSMVRHDHVHNNPTCSSPTYDQTETSKSEHKKTDADQSSQNGHTVEWRRSSHVETQSRVIDNPSDEEASAAQNAQLHICQHCNAAFCSAYHLRRHEYTHTDERPFWCSECNIGFIQKYRYRNHRMIHHEERHLSIYKDQSRRRKNRSSSGEKSADSELHQQPLAESTAGTSEPSNNSEERV